The following proteins come from a genomic window of Athalia rosae chromosome 1, iyAthRosa1.1, whole genome shotgun sequence:
- the LOC112695041 gene encoding keratin-associated protein 16-1-like isoform X2 — MKIIVVSALVITALVSVNTQPIESQKEVICEPGSVSPFKCNTCTCSPDGTAVSCTRKTCPDSTDDDFNADGTPKVQRPSNPLLRTKRGEKEVICEPGSVSPFKCNTCTCSPDGTAVSCTRKTCPDSTDDDFNADGTPKVQRPSNPLLRTKRGEKEVICEPGSVSPFKCNTCTCSPDGTAVSCTRKTCPDSTDDDFNADGTPKVQRPSNPLLRTKRGEKEVICEPGSVSPFKCNTCTCSPDGTAVSCTRKTCPDSTDDDFNADGTPKVQRPSNPLLRTKRGEKEVICEPGSVSPFKCNTCTCSPDGTAVSCTRKTCPDSTDDDFNADGTPKVQRPSNPLLRTKRGVDA; from the exons ATGAAGATAATTGTAGTTTCTGCGTTGGTCATCACGGCCTTAGTGAGCG TGAACACCCAACCAATCGAAAGCCAAAAAGAAGTGATTTGCGAGCCCGGAAGCGTCAGTCCCTTCAAATGCAACACTTGCACGTGTTCCCCGGATGGAACTGCGGTTTCCTGCACCAGGAAAACCTGTCCGGATTCTACGGACGATGATTTCAACGCGGATGGTACTCCGAAAGTTCAGCGTCCCTCAAACCCGCTGCTCCGTACCAAGAGAGGCGAAAAAGAAGTGATTTGCGAGCCCGGAAGCGTCAGTCCCTTCAAATGCAATACCTGCACGTGTTCCCCGGATGGAACTGCGGTTTCCTGCACCAGGAAAACCTGTCCGGATTCTACGGACGATGATTTCAACGCGGATGGTACTCCGAAAGTTCAGCGTCCCTCGAACCCGCTGCTCCGTACCAAGAGAGGCGAAAAAGAAGTGATTTGCGAGCCCGGAAGCGTCAGTCCCTTCAAATGCAACACTTGCACGTGTTCCCCGGATGGAACTGCGGTTTCCTGCACCAGGAAAACCTGTCCGGATTCTACGGACGATGATTTCAACGCGGATGGTACTCCGAAAGTTCAGCGTCCCTCGAACCCGCTGCTCCGTACCAAGAGAGGCGAAAAAGAAGTGATTTGCGAGCCCGGAAGCGTCAGTCCCTTCAAATGCAACACCTGCACGTGTTCCCCGGATGGAACTGCGGTTTCCTGCACCAGGAAAACCTGTCCGGATTCTACGGACGATGATTTCAACGCGGATGGTACTCCGAAAGTTCAGCGTCCCTCGAACCCGCTGCTCCGTACCAAGAGAGGCGAAAAAGAAGTGATTTGCGAGCCCGGAAGCGTCAGTCCCTTCAAATGCAACACCTGCACGTGTTCCCCGGATGGAACTGCGGTTTCCTGCACCAGGAAAACCTGTCCGGATTCTACGGACGATGATTTCAACGCGGATGGTACTCCGAAAGTTCAGCGTCCTTCAAACCCGCTACTCCGTACTAAAAGAG GCGTTGACGCTTAG
- the LOC105691329 gene encoding P protein, with protein MSHVDSSEDETGLRTPRFLRRNSRYSRSTPGTPPSSAGSSAAAIGPISREGLQVWSQLPEAIRLDPSMAAFKREYERIYQNSIKKKATADEDEFAKDVMDHESHEQKVNPVYRFIKLLLLIFCWCVFTFILITKQEKEDMMHQISVPAYKVRDYLLSGIPTQSQVAVTLEGALLPPVYANLTTYDLTVWLELLHIGPNTSGAFFENVKFVKNISEPWVVPLVSEELIDIVPDQRQQKIFELQDFDIKKMSKSVLRMKLKTNLQSSLPVAMGYDLSPINVNDGIILAAMVLVGLYVLIIFEIVHRALAAMLASTMSVAILAALNERPSMAELISWIDSETLLLLFSMMVLVAIFSETGIFDYLAVFAYKITGGKVWPLIHTLCIFTAVLSSFLDNVTTVLLMTPVTIRLCEVMELNPVPVLMAMIVYSNVGGAITPVGDPPNVIIASNHRVIKAGVDFGTFTLHMGIGIFLVLIVIHFQLRFIFRDITVLRFDEPADVMELRHEIAIWQRAAASLSSYSKDEDLVRGTLTKKVQRLLNELRKKLLTGSVAIENYKANLEELTEKYPIRDTFLLVKCGVTLLFVITLFFLHSIPNLNLSLGWTALLGVLLLLVLADTEDLDGLLARVEWSTLVFFASLFILMEALSRLGLIAWIGKQTEAVILSVNEESQLAVAILLLLWVSAIASAFVDNIPLTTMMIRIATGLAHNHELQLPLQPLVWALAFGACLGGNGTLIGASANVVCAGVAEQHGYRITFMQFFKVGFPIMLSTTTIVMVYLLVAHVAFDWNGV; from the exons ATGTCTCATGTCGACTCTAGCGAAGATGAGACGGGGCTTCGGACGCCCAGGTTCCTTAGGAGGAACTCGCGGTACAGTCGAAGTACTccag GAACACCCCCTTCTTCGGCAGGAAGTTCCGCAGCCGCCATCGGTCCGATTTCTCGAGAAGGACTGCAAGTCTGGAGTCAACTACCGGAAGCTATAAGATTAGACCCAAGTATGGCAGCATTCAAAAGAGAATACGAaagaatttatcaaaattcgataaaaaa AAAAGCCACGGCTGACGAGGACGAATTTGCTAAGGATGTTATGGATCACGAGAGTCACGAGCAGAAAGTAAATCCTGTCTATCGATTCATAAAACTGTTGTTACTTATATTCTGTTGGTGTGTATTCACT TTTATTTTGATAACTAAACAGGAGAAGGAAGACATGATGCACCAAATCTCGGTCCCGGCATACAAAGTGAGAG ATTATTTATTGTCTGGAATTCCAACGCAAAGTCAAGTCGCTGTGACCCTAGAAGGTGCGCTTTTGCCGCCCGTTTACGCCAATCTTACAACATATGATCTGACGGTATGGCTGGAACTTCTTCATATCGGTCCGAACACCAGTGGAGCTTTCTTCGAGAACGTAAAATTTGTCAAA AATATCAGCGAGCCTTGGGTGGTGCCTTTAGTATCTGAGGAATTAATAGACATCGTGCCGGATCAAagacaacaaaaaatttttgaacttcAAGATTTTGATATCAA aaaGATGTCGAAAAGTGTGCTAaggatgaaattaaaaactaattTACAGTCCAGCCTTCCGGTCGCCATGGGGTATGATTTATCGCCGATAAATGTTaacgatggaattattttagCAGCTATGGTACTCGTCGGGTTATACGTTCTGATCATTTTTGAG ATTGTACACAGAGCGTTAGCTGCGATGTTAGCGTCCACTATGTCGGTTGCGATTTTGGCAGCCCTGAACGAA AGACCGTCAATGGCAGAACTTATTTCGTGGATAGACAGTGAAactttacttttacttttctcgATGATGGTGCTTGTGGCGATATTTTCTGAAACGGGTATATTCGATTACCTGGCCGTCTTCGCGTACAAG ATAACCGGTGGAAAAGTTTGGCCGCTGATTCACACGCTCTGCATTTTCACCGCTGTCTTATCTTCATTTCTTGACAACGTAACAACGGTTCTCCTGATGACCCCGGTCACAATTCGACTTTGCGAGGTCATGGAGCTGAACCCGGTGCCCGTTTTGATGGCGATGATAGTCTACTCTAACGTCGGCGGCGCCATTACTCCCGTTGGAGATCCACCAAACGTGATAATCGCTTCCAATCATCGCGTTATCAAGGCC GGCGTTGATTTCGGTACTTTTACATTGCACATGGGAATCGGTATATTCTTGGTTCTCATCGTTATACATTTTCAACTGAGATTCATTTTCCGCGATATTACCGTTCTGAGATTCGATGAGCCTGCAGATGTGATG GAACTAAGACACGAAATAGCGATTTGGCAAAGAGCTGCAGCAAGCTTGTCCAGTTACAGTAAAGACGAAGATTTGGTCCGTGGGACACTCACGAAGAAAGTACAACGACTATTGAAcgagctgagaaaaaaattactgacCGGTAGTGTCGCCATAGAAAATTACAAAGCCAATTTAGAGGAACTAACAGAAAAA TATCCAATCCGAGACACATTTTTACTCGTGAAGTGCGGCGTGACCCTGCTCTTCGTCATCACATTATTTTTCCTGCACAGCATtccaaatttgaatttatcgcTTGGATGGACCGCACTCCTCGGCGTTTTGTTACTCTTAGTTTTAGCGGATACAGAGGATCTGGACGGCCTTCTGGCTCGCGTCGAGTGGAGCACCCTAGTCTTTTTCGCATCCCTTTTCATTCTCATGGAG GCGCTATCTCGACTTGGCCTCATTGCTTGGATAGGCAAGCAGACCGAGGCTGTGATATTATCGGTCAACGAAGAATCTCAACTTGCCGTTGCGATATTACTTTTGTTATGGGTGTCCGCTATCGCGAGCGCTTTCGTGGATAATATCCCACTGACAACCATGATGATCCGAATTGCTACTGGTCTAGCGCATAATCACGAGTTGCAACTTCCGCTGCAACCGCTGGTTTGGGCACTCGCTTTTGGTGCCTGTCTTGGAG GAAACGGAACTTTGATTGGAGCAAGTGCCAATGTGGTCTGCGCGGGTGTAGCCGAACAGCACGGTTATCGTATTACCTTCatgcaatttttcaa GGTAGGATTCCCCATCATGTTATCGACCACAACGATTGTTATGGTGTATCTCCTCGTTGCTCACGTCGCATTCGATTGGAACggcgtataa